tctaaACGCCTGCTCGGACAGCGGCGTGTTCACCAACCCCTTCAAGGCCCAGGCAGACCAGAAGCTCAGCGCCCTGCAGAAACATGTCCCCCTGACACTGGAGGCCAAACCCTCCGAGATCGGAGGGAAACGGATGTGCGTGTCTTACAGGAAAGATGGAAGGTGCAGGTTCGGGATCAAATGCAAGTTTGCTCATGACAGTGACCTCCAGACCGCTGTCACCTCAGCTGACggccatcatcctcatcatacGCCTGAGAGTGATGAAGCACCAGCAGCAGAACCCGTTGAGCCCAATGCAGGCGGCTCTGGTGGTGTCGGGAAGCAGAAGCgcccagaggaggaagagtcagGAGGGCAGcatgtgaagaagaggagggtcgGACTGAGTAACACCTTGATTCCTCCTAAACGGGCTATGAAGCAGTATGCCATGCACATGGACCGAGAGCGGCTCCATATGTCCTGAAGAGAGCCAAGCAGGGCCGGTTGGGCAGGGAGGAGAAAGGAATTTTCCTGCGTTGTAACACTGTGCAATCCTAACCCCTCATAAAGCAATAGTATAAAGTGCAGGTGAAATTTTTCCTCTCAATATGCATGTCTATAGAAAAGTTGTACTGTCCATTGGTCGATTTAATTAATAACGCCTACAGTTACATTTCACCCAGCAGTAACTAACATTTTCCACACACTCAAATCAAGAGCCATTTGTGGTGTGGCTGGAAGgagctggggattgaaccaccagTGTTTCAAttattaagctgttttcagacatgatatCGGGGATAATGTAATAATTGTCTGGACTTCTTgtcttttcacacatgaacacagaaGATTGTTCAGGTCAGATCAGGGACATTTCTGGACCATTCAGGTCAGGGATGACACCTAGGCAGAGCAAGAAATTCAGTTGCGAAAAATCTAATTTTTTCTCACAGCCATCCACACCAGCATCAGTCCTTATCACAAAAATATCTTGAGTAAGGGCTGTTTTCCCCAATTCGGCATCTTCGACATGAATGGCACCTCTTTCATCCTAAGATATTTATATTCTCCTtccttgttttttgcatgtagaCCATGTTAGACATGTCATCAACACATCCACTCGTGAATTGTATGGACATTTACCTGCTGTATTGTCACAGGGGCTCACTCAGACATGTTCCGGATATTTTACTTTGTGGCTTGAAGGAAAGACTCAGGATAATGTCTAAAACAACAGACTGGGACAAATTTCCATCCTCATGTACAGCCCCTTTGGATAATTTAAGGTAAacatccggagttcagtgcatgcctGTAAGCAGCAGTAATGGCTGATC
This is a stretch of genomic DNA from Pleuronectes platessa chromosome 3, fPlePla1.1, whole genome shotgun sequence. It encodes these proteins:
- the si:ch211-113e8.11 gene encoding uncharacterized protein si:ch211-113e8.11; the protein is MNSLVGYGVSSESDSDGDANTGGLGSVKKVGDEATPVLKTRNFLLESGSASSDSGSESEPEEEHPVPFSSPSHPLSAARQPPRPAPSLGSHTHNKLPPPALNACSDSGVFTNPFKAQADQKLSALQKHVPLTLEAKPSEIGGKRMCVSYRKDGRCRFGIKCKFAHDSDLQTAVTSADGHHPHHTPESDEAPAAEPVEPNAGGSGGVGKQKRPEEEESGGQHVKKRRVGLSNTLIPPKRAMKQYAMHMDRERLHMS